The following proteins are encoded in a genomic region of Ornithodoros turicata isolate Travis chromosome 6, ASM3712646v1, whole genome shotgun sequence:
- the LOC135398247 gene encoding uncharacterized protein LOC135398247 translates to MRYSVVYLLLLAYGAGILVSTVTSGPGCSDKDIRSCGMDFIPFYNATRLAEDAAGLEAQCKLYITQVSCAENFTRRCLQGFPRAVALLGLQAALADYEEGCNATSAKYKVYIENIPCINKAGPRLHQCINSAFDIFQTATEKAPEKRKIGYACCYYYELQDCFRDALRDKCNRPQVLNFFTEIMDHVFGDMLQLGCGRYRRGSSGCKTIPPLPRNRDLSLGAVNIVETIKDVVNSLG, encoded by the exons ATGAGGTACTCTGTGGTCTACTTGCTACTTTTGGCTTATGGCGCAG GTATCCTTGTGTCCACGGTAACGAGTGGTCCAGGATGCTCAGATAAGGACATCCGATCGTGCGGAATGGATTTCATCCCATTTTATAACGCGACGCGTTTGGCAGAAGACGCAGCAGGCCTTGAAGCTCAATGCAA GTTGTATATCACGCAAGTTTCCTGCGCGGAGAATTTCACGCGTCGTTGCCTGCAGGGATTTCCTCGTGCGGTGGCGCTCTTGGGACTTCAAGCAGCGTTGGCAGACTACGAAGAAGGTTGCAACGCCACCTCTGCCAAATATAAAG TTTACATCGAGAATATACCCTGCATCAACAAGGCTGGTCCAAGACTACACCAGTGCATCAACAGTGCATTCGATATATTCCAAACGGCCACAGAGAAGGCTCCGGAGAAACGAAAGATTGGTTATGCCTGCTG TTACTACTACGAGCTGCAGGACTGCTTCCGAGACGCTCTGAGAGACAAGTGCAACAGACCGCAAGTGCTGAATTTCTTCACCGAAATCATGGATCATGTATTCGGTGACATGCTTCAGCTTGGGTGTGGACGGTACAGGCGCGGTTCGTCCGGTTGTAAAACAATTCCTCCGCTGCCGCGCAACAGGGACCTGTCTTTGGGAGCAGTGAACATCGTCGAAACCATCAAGGATGTTGTTAATTCTCTTGGCTAA
- the LOC135398249 gene encoding uncharacterized protein LOC135398249 — MRNLVFLLVVLVYGTGLCLCQIKREPGCEIERIRTCGMDFVPYYTNSHLPETREEYAEKCKLYIHQVNCAENYTLHCIDGIPRAVALLGLRAALADHEESCNHTSPKYKVYIENVSCFNKAGSRLHHCINHAFASLQTAIDKAPEREKVNYACCHYFDLQDCFTDALKHKCDRPDVLDFFTEIMDHVFGDLLVLACGPYQRGSQECKSIPPLPISDVHGLVNIVEPLAALVQSFG, encoded by the exons ATGAGGAATTTGGTGTTTTTATTGGTTGTCCTGGTCTATGGCACAG GCCTGTGCCTCTGTCAGATAAAGCGCGAGCCAGGATGCGAAATTGAACGTATTCGCACCTGCGGGATGGACTTCGTCCCCTACTACACCAACTCCCATTTACCGGAAACACGGGAAGAGTACGCCGAGAAATGCAA GTTGTACATCCACCAAGTGAATTGCGCTGAAAATTACACGCTACATTGCATCGACGGTATCCCCCGCGCGGTGGCGCTACTGGGGCTGAGGGCAGCGTTGGCAGACCACGAAGAAAGTTGCAACCATACTTCGCCCAAATACAAAG TGTATATCGAAAACGTATCGTGCTTCAACAAGGCTGGCTCTCGGTTGCATCATTGCATCAACCATGCATTCGCTTCTCTTCAGACAGCCATTGACAAAGCACCAGAGAGGGAGAAAGTGAACTATGCCTGTTG CCACTACTTCGACCTACAAGACTGCTTTACGGACGCCCTGAAGCACAAGTGCGACAGGCCTGACGTACTGGACTTTTTCACGGAGATCATGGACCACGTGTTTGGCGACCTGTTAGTGTTAGCTTGTGGCCCGTATCAACGCGGATCTCAGGAGTGCAAGTCGATTCCTCCACTGCCGATAAGTGACGTACATGGCCTTGTCAACATCGTCGAGCCGCTGGCGGCCCTCGTCCAGTCGTTTGGTTGA
- the LOC135398246 gene encoding uncharacterized protein LOC135398246 isoform X1, protein MSAVWSLYLPLFVVCLSIPRSGAQEDDSKCLPKSLDKCGSDYFLFNHQEKIATGDMETKKQCDLFMDQITCTNQVVKSCWSLLFSTIVSRILHDLFTYIDGTCTSGSPLNQLYKDATGCLNKAGPSIHKETQDFRMRLHSVAKDVSYKDRIDYACCAYSTFRKQAMDVVNKECPGDDKAMRLYDDMFNQTVGRGIMPACAGFDWDTMWCKALPQVSSTVDAKQTEGLAGPIHDILKSWEIKYT, encoded by the exons ATGTCTGCCGTGTGGTCGTTGTACCTACCGCTCTTCGTTGTCTGTCTATCAATTC CTCGTTCCGGAGCTCAAGAGGACGACAGCAAGTGCTTACCGAAATCTCTCGACAAGTGTGGCTCAGATTATTTCCTCTTCAATCACCAGGAAAAGATCGCTACGGGAGATATGGAAACGAAGAAGCAATGCGA TTTGTTCATGGATCAAATAACTTGCACGAACCAGGTCGTCAAATCCTGTTGGAGTCTGCTCTTTAGCACTATCGTCTCCAGAATTCTGCATGACTTATTTACCTACATCGACGGAACATGCACTTCTGGTTCTCCTCTCAATCAAC TGTACAAGGACGCCACGGGGTGTCTCAACAAGGCAGGTCCCTCGATTCACAAAGAGACCCAGGACTTCCGGATGCGTCTCCACTCGGTGGCCAAAGATGTGTCTTACAAAGACAGGATCGACTACGCTTGCTG CGCATACTCCACGTTTCGTAAACAGGCAATGGACGTCGTAAACAAGGAGTGTCCCGGAGACGACAAAGCCATGCGTCTGTACGACGACATGTTCAATCAAACCGTCGGGCGCGGAATCATGCCCGCGTGTGCTGGATTCGACTGGGATACCATGTGGTGCAAGGCCCTTCCCCAGGTATCCTCCACTGTGGATGCAAAACAAACCGAGGGCCTCGCAGGTCCCATCCACGATATCCTCAAGTCGTGGGAGATCAAGTACACCTGA
- the LOC135398250 gene encoding uncharacterized protein LOC135398250, with product MKVAGLVSSIAIIGVLVGVQAGPTSKPAGCGTESFEKCGTDLIIFAGGPVIAKSKEEVGTSCPKEKASEKCARTYAQKCLARFPRGMVMLLLDGIKTEVNGKCNVTSNAGKEYLKHATCMNNQGEKLHQCMRDLTHVLDYSVDAPSKSRLALSCCSFATYKACMTESVKKPCGGDTSSYVDKLINGYAGDLLDTVCANFKPGADSCKNLPEVPAPQTKSGRSMSLLSPLARIVTSLNG from the exons GTGTTCTCGTAGGCGTCCAGGCAGGTCCGACGTCGAAGCCCGCAGGGTGTGGTACCGAGAGCTTCGAGAAGTGCGGCACTGATCTCATCATTTTCGCCGGGGGTCCTGTCATTGCTAAGTCAAAGGAAGAAGTAGGAACATCGTGTCC CAAAGAAAAGGCATCGGAAAAGTGTGCCAGGACCTACGCTCAGAAATGCCTGGCCAGGTTTCCTCGGGGCATGGTCATGCTCCTTCTGGACGGCATTAAAACGGAAGTCAATGGCAAATGCAACGTCACGAGCAATGCTGGAAAAG AGTACCTAAAGCACGCCACATGCATGAACAACCAGGGCGAAAAGCTTCATCAATGCATGAGAGATTTAACTCACGTTCTGGACTACAGTGTTGACGCTCCTTCAAAGAGCAGACTGGCGCTGTCATGTTG TTCCTTTGCCACATATAAGGCATGCATGACAGAGTCCGTCAAGAAGCCCTGCGGAGGCGATACCAGTTCTTACGTGGATAAGCTTATCAACGGTTATGCAG GTGACCTCTTGGATACCGTCTGCGCAAACTTCAAACCAGGCGCCGATTCCTGCAAGAACCTTCCCGAGGTGCCCGCACCCCAAACCAAGTCCGGGCGTTCCATGTCTCTCCTCTCTCCGCTGGCACGGATTGTTACCAGTCTTAACGGCTGA
- the LOC135398246 gene encoding uncharacterized protein LOC135398246 isoform X2 — MDGAVVHALLLMFLIAHCRAQYKDLPGCNKEALEACGTDFVLFANTTHLAEDGDKIKESCKLHLKQLECADEFCSRCLLGFSRAAALLGVRSAYDFFEEKCTESSELHRQYLRVVSCLNKAGPEIHREVTDVRLRLYTITKTISGRDKVDYACCTYYDFHKMTADAIDSHCADPEARNFYLTLMERSFGELLGLACGEYTQGSLACKKLGKVTPLEGLKSEDARSFVGPMIDIIHSLGLGSG; from the exons ATGGACGGAGCTGTGGTGCACGCGCTTCTTCTCATGTTTCTAATAG CACATTGCAGAGCACAGTACAAAGATCTGCCCGGCTGCAATAAGGAGGCTCTGGAAGCCTGCGGCACAGACTTTGTTCTATTTGCAAATACTACGCACTTGGCTGAAGATGGCGATAAGATCAAAGAAAGCTGCAA ATTACACCTGAAACAACTCGAATGTGCAGACGAGTTCTGTAGCCGCTGCCTCCTGGGTTTCTCCCGTGCTGCTGCGCTTCTGGGTGTCAGGTCTGCGTACGATTTTTTTGAAGAGAAATGCACCGAGTCATCCGAACTACATCGGC AGTACCTTAGAGTTGTAAGTTGCTTGAACAAAGCGGGCCCCGAGATTCACCGGGAGGTAACAGATGTCCGCCTGAGACTCTACACTATCACTAAGACCATATCGGGCAGAGACAAGGTAGACTACGCATGCTG CACCTACTACGACTTCCACAAGATGACAGCTGACGCCATCGACTCGCACTGCGCCGATCCCGAGGCACGGAACTTCTACTTGACTTTGATGGAACGAAGCTTCGGCGAGTTGTTGGGCTTGGCTTGCGGCGAATACACGCAAGGTTCTTTGGCGTGCAAAAAATTGGGCAAAGTGACACCTCTGGAAGGCTTGAAATCGGAGGATGCTCGGAGCTTTGTCGGGCCCATGATCGATATTATACATTCATTGGGACTGGGCTCCGGTTGA